The proteins below come from a single Panicum hallii strain FIL2 chromosome 7, PHallii_v3.1, whole genome shotgun sequence genomic window:
- the LOC112901733 gene encoding putative 12-oxophytodienoate reductase 11, whose amino-acid sequence MGDDNGEAGKDDTTIPLLTPYKMGRFQLSHRVVLAPLTRCRSFGYVPQPHAAVYYAQRATEGGLLIAEATGVSHSAQGYPDSPGIWTREQVEAWKPVVDAVHAKGGVFFCQIWHTGRASNYQFQPNGQAPVSSTDRPIAPTKSEDGLSVTTYPVPRRLAAEEIPAVVEDFRIAARNAIEAGFDGVEIHGAHGYLIDQFLKDGVNDRADEYGGGLANRCRFALEVVAAVAREVGAGRVGVRLSPYTQHMDAADSDPDALGLHMARALGGMGVLYLHAVEPRMVRPQERGETRRSLRPMRNAFRGTFVAAGAYTREDGSRAVADGYADLVAYGRLFLANPDLPRRFELDAPLNKYDRKTFYTSDPVIGYTDYPFLDDLPK is encoded by the exons ATGGGTGACGACAATGGCGAAGCAGGCAAGGACGACACCACGATCCCTCTCCTCACTCCCTACAAGATGGGCCGCTTCCAGCTCTCCCACAG GGTGGTTCTTGCTCCCCTGACACGGTGCCGGTCCTTCGGCTACGTGCCgcagccgcacgccgccgtgtACTACGCCCAGCGCGCCACCGAGGGCGGCCTCCTCATCGCCGAGGCCACCGGAGTCTCGCACTCCGCCCAGGG GTACCCAGACAGCCCTGGCATCTGGACACGGGAGCAGGTGGAGGCCTGGAAGCCGGTCGTCGACGCCGTGCACGCCAAGGGCGGGGTGTTCTTCTGCCAGATATGGCACACCGGCAGAGCCTCCAACTACC AGTTCCAGCCGAACGGGCAGGCGCCCGTCTCCAGCACCGACAGGCCCATCGCGCCGACGAAAAGCGAGGACGGCCTGTCGGTGACAACCTACCCCGTGCCGAGGCGGCTGGCGGCTGAAGAGATCCCTGCTGTCGTCGAAGACTTCAGGATCGCCGCCCGGAACGCCATTGAAGCCG GGTTCGACGGCGTGGAGATCCACGGGGCGCACGGCTACCTGATCGACCAGTTCCTCAAGGACGGCGTCAACGACCGCGCTGACGAGTACGGCGGCGGCCTGGCCAACCGCTGCCGCTTCGCGCTCGAggtcgtggcggccgtggcgcgCGAGGTCGGCGCGGGCCGCGTTGGCGTCCGGCTCTCGCCCTACACCCAGCACATGGACGCGGCGGACTCGGACCCGGACGCGCTCGGCCTGCACATGGCGCGCGCGCTCGGCGGCATGGGCGTGCTCTACCTCCACGCCGTGGAGCCGCGCATGGTGCGGCCCCAGGAGCGAGGGGAGACGCGGCGCAGCCTGCGGCCGATGCGGAACGCGTTCCGCGGCACgttcgtcgccgccggcgcgtACACGAGGGAGGACGGCAGCCGCGCGGTCGCCGACGGGTACGCCGACCTGGTGGCGTACGGGCGGCTGTTCCTGGCGAACCCGGACCTGCCACGGCGGTTCGAGCTGGACGCGCCGCTCAACAAGTACGACAGGAAGACGTTCTACACGTCGGACCCCGTGATCGGGTATACGGACTACCCGTTCCTTGACGATCTTCCCAAGTGA